Part of the Herpetosiphonaceae bacterium genome is shown below.
TTCGAGCAAGCGCTGGCGATCCGCGAGCGCGTCCTGGGCACCGACCATCCCGACACCGCCAGGACCCTGCGTGGGTTGGGCGAGCTGCTGCACGCGCAGGAGAAGGTGGCGCAGGCGCGGCGCTATCTGGAGCAGGCGCTGGCAATCTTTGCGCAGCGGCTTGGCCCGCAGCATCCCGATACCGCAGGTACCCTCAACCACCTGGCAGGCGTGCTTCATGCTCAAGGCGAGTGCTCAGAAGCACGCCTGCACTTGCAGCGTGCGCTTGGTATCCTCGAAAAGCAGCTCGGCGATGATCATCCGAATACGTGCAATGTGCGCCAAAGCCTTGCTGTGCTCGACGAACATTCTAACGAAACCTAAACGCTCCGCGTGCGTTATGGTACAGATGTTAAGGAAGCATAGCGCATGGACCTTTTCTCGGCAACCCTGACCTTGACGGAACCCTGGTGGACGTGTGGGAGTCTTGTTTCCGGTTGAGCATCTGGTATAATCTGCCTTTGCCCCCTGGTCCAAGCGCGCATGCAAGATAGCGATCGTTGCTCATGCCAGCGACGGCAGCGTCTCGATCATCGCTGCGTGCTCTACGATTCACCTTTAGCACAGGACTCTCTATGCAGGCAACCGATCCTCAGCTCGATCCACATGTCGTGACAACGATCGTGCGACAGGCCACGCACCGCGACCGCCTGGTGCTTGATGCATGGCGTGTCGAGCCTGTCGACTATCTGAACCTTAACCCGGCCTACCGCGCGCTCTATCGGGTGTCCGGCACCGCGCATGATCGCGGCACGCCCGTACCATGGTCGCTGATCCTCAAGACATTCAAAGCGCCGACGGCTGACGCCAGTGATGATCCGGGCCAGCCCTTCTATTGGAAGCGCGAGCCACTGGCCTATCAATCTGGCCTGCTGCCCACGATGGCTGCCGGACTTGCTGCACCGGCAAGTTTTGGGATCACGGAGCGTCCTGATCGAGAGATCTGGCTGTGGCTTGAGGATCTTGGAACAGCCGACGACAGTCCCTGGCCGCTCTCCCGGTATGGCCTTGCCGCGCGCCACATGGGCGCCTTCGGCGGGATCAGCGCCGCACACCACCCCGACACATCCGTTCCCTGGCTCAGCCGGGGGATGATCAAAGCCTGGATTGCCGACTCGGAGTCGCTGATCGAGCGCGTGCAGCGTCCAGGGGTGTGGGAGCATTCGCTGCTGCGGGCTGCTTTCCCGACTCCGCCCGCCGAAGAGATTGTGCGCCTGTGGAACGAGCACGATCGCCTGTGCGCGGCGCTTGAGCGGCTGCCGGGTACCCTGTGCCATCACGATCTGTGGCGGAAGAATGTGTTTTCTCGGCAGACCGCAGATGGTCACGAGCAAACCGTCGCGATTGACTGGGAAGTCGCGGGATGGGGGGCGCTCGGCGAAGATGTCGGAAATCTCTTCGGCGTCAGCTTGCTGAACTTTGACGTTGAGGTCGATCAGGCGGTGGAGCTGGAAGCGCTGATCTTCCACGAATACCTTGCCGGGCTGCGCGAGGCGGGCTGGGATGGAGACGTTCAGGCTGTCCGGGCTGCGTTTGTGACAGCCGCCGCGCTGCGCTGCATTTTTTCGACCGCCTGCTGGCCTGTGGCGATCACGCTCGATACCAGCAATCGGTACATCGCCGAGACAGAGGCGCGTTGGAAGCGGCCAATCGAGCAGATCTTTCGGCAGTGGGCCGCAGTGACCAGGCTGCTCCTGAGTCGAGCGGATGAGGCCCGAACGCTACTGCGGGATCTGGTCTGACGTTGCGCTCCTGGGACGCGGCGGGCCTGGCCTGGAGCGCGCATATGCGCGACGCTCTAGCAGCGGCTCATGGACGAAACCGAATCGCATCCTACGAAGGGAGGCGCAGCCCATGCAAGAACACGTACAAACGCTGATCGATGTCGTGCAGGCCATGGCTCATGCGGGAAGACTCAGGATCTTGGGGTTGCTTGCCGAGCAGCGGCGTACGTCTACCGAGCTATCGAGCCTCCTGAGCATGAAAGACGTGGAGCTTGCTCGACATCTGGCAAAGCTCCGGGAGGTTGATCTCATCGAAACCTCTGTCGACGGCACCAGGACGACCTATGGGCTCAATCCGAAGGCGCTGCAATCGATCAATAAAATCGCGTCTGCTGCCAGATCTACCGCACCCGCCGAGGATGGCTTAGCCGGAGATGACGGGGAGAAGAAAGTTCTGCGAACGTTCTTGCGAGGCGATGAGCTGATCGCCATCCCTGAGAATCGCAGGCAGCGCCTCGTTGTTTTAGCATGGCTGGCGCGCTGTTTTGAAGACGACGTGCGCTACAGCGAAGCAGAGGTCAATCGCATCATCAGGCGTCACCATGCCGATTGCGCGACCCTCCGACGGAATCTGGTTGATGAGGGCTTCATGCAGCGCGATCATGGGGTGTATTGGCGCCTGAAAACGGCTGAGCCGTCGGCATGAGCAGGGCCGGGAGCGGGATATGCCTTCCTGCTCCCAGACTCGTCCCCGAACACCGCTTAGACCGGACGATCGCCGGTCGTCTCGTCCTCAGGAGCGCCTGCGCCGATGGCCGGGCCTAGCGCGCTCGGCGATCCGCCCACGACGCCCGTGCTCACGCCACCTCCGGTTTGCCCCAGGATGCCAGCGCCCGCAGCCGGTACTCCCACATCATCGCCGGAAACCGCCGTGTCCTGCCTCCCTTCTTCGGTATCGGCAGCCTGTTTGCCCGCATGCTCCGGCGGTAGCTGCTGGGGCGCATACACCGCCTCTTGCTCATCCGTGTTCTGGAACAGCGGCTGATCGCTCATGACGCTTCCTCCTTCACCATAGTTGTCTGGCCTGCACAGCAACCATGGTGCCAGGGCAGGATGCGCTGTTGCGTGCGGTGCCGACGCCGGATCAGTCGGGCGAGCGTGTCACGCGCAGACGCAAAAAATCTGGTGGAATGGTTGAGCGGCAGGATTGGCGCGCGTGTCGGTCCCAGGACGCGCCTGGTGGTGGGGATCATGGGCAGGTGGGCGCTGCCGGGCACGTCACACCCTGCTTAGGGAGCGAGGCCCTCCCGCTGGGCGTAGGTGTCAAGAATCTGGCGGATCTGCGCGACCGACTCGATGTAGAAATAGTGATCGTGATAGGTGTAGTACATGCCCGGCGTCTGCGTCACCCGCTCGATCTCGAATGGGTATTTCGGCACCTCAGGGCGGCAGGCATGGTGCAGCTCGCCCGGCGATGATAGGAGCGCGCCCCCGATCACCTTGAGATCGCCCTCTTCGCGGATAAAGCCTACCTCGAAGATGAACCACCACAGCCGGGCAATGTCGAGGAGCTGCCGCTCCGTGCGGGCGCGACGCGCGATCTGGCCGAAGTACTGCGAGATGTCGGCGATAGACGGCAGGGTCAGGAGCGATAGATGACCGAAATACTCGTGGAACAGATCCGGCAGCTCGCAAAAATCGAACTCGTGCGGGCGACGAATATAGTCCGTGACGGGGAAGCGCCGATGGAGCAGGTGGTCGAACCACGCGCTCGCGTCGAGAAATTTATTCTCCGCGCTGACCAGCTGCCAGCCAACGGTTTCTGCCAGCCGCGCACTGATCGCGTTCGGGTCGGGGATGCGGGCAACGCCGATGCCTAGCCTGGGAAAGCCGGCATGGAAGCCCTGACAGGCGACATGCTGAACGATACCCACCTGTCGGGTATAGAGCCGCTGCCACGTCGTATGCTCTTCCTGCGAGTACTCGATGATCGGCAGCATGGGGACCGATGTTTCCATGGATGATGCTCCTTGCGCTGGGGCTGCGATGCTATGCCGTGAGGCTGCGTGCGCAAAGCGAAACCATGCGGCGTTACCTGCCCGATCGATTTCGGTCGTTCCGACAACCTCTAGGCGAGAGATGTATCCAGGCGGCCCGGGGGCGTGAGCGGGCCAGAGTAGATGCTGCGGCTGTGAACAGACGCCTGGTATTCAACGACGGGACATGGAAGAACAGGGTTTGCTCGACGGAGCGGCCTTGACCACAGAGCCCGTAGCTGCATGCTGCCAGGTGAACGCTGTGCTGGCTACGGATGAGTATACATGAAGAGCGTGGCGCTCGTCAACCGGATCACGTCGTTTAAGGCGTGTGATCATCGGGTCGCTCGCACTCCGATGATCACACATGCCGACAAGCGTGCCAGGCACGCACGTACCTCTACGGAAGGCAGGCCGTCGCGCCCTACGCGGGCACAGCGATATTCCCAACGTCAGCCGGTCGTCCGGCACCTGCCTCGTCGTGTGGCTCAGCTCCGATTAACGATCGCATCATCTGCTGGAAATCGTCGGCAACGCGCTGGATCGTCGAGCGATGATGGAGATTTTCGCTGTAA
Proteins encoded:
- a CDS encoding phosphotransferase, producing MQATDPQLDPHVVTTIVRQATHRDRLVLDAWRVEPVDYLNLNPAYRALYRVSGTAHDRGTPVPWSLILKTFKAPTADASDDPGQPFYWKREPLAYQSGLLPTMAAGLAAPASFGITERPDREIWLWLEDLGTADDSPWPLSRYGLAARHMGAFGGISAAHHPDTSVPWLSRGMIKAWIADSESLIERVQRPGVWEHSLLRAAFPTPPAEEIVRLWNEHDRLCAALERLPGTLCHHDLWRKNVFSRQTADGHEQTVAIDWEVAGWGALGEDVGNLFGVSLLNFDVEVDQAVELEALIFHEYLAGLREAGWDGDVQAVRAAFVTAAALRCIFSTACWPVAITLDTSNRYIAETEARWKRPIEQIFRQWAAVTRLLLSRADEARTLLRDLV
- a CDS encoding DUF2087 domain-containing protein, with product MQEHVQTLIDVVQAMAHAGRLRILGLLAEQRRTSTELSSLLSMKDVELARHLAKLREVDLIETSVDGTRTTYGLNPKALQSINKIASAARSTAPAEDGLAGDDGEKKVLRTFLRGDELIAIPENRRQRLVVLAWLARCFEDDVRYSEAEVNRIIRRHHADCATLRRNLVDEGFMQRDHGVYWRLKTAEPSA
- a CDS encoding amino acid hydroxylase, producing the protein METSVPMLPIIEYSQEEHTTWQRLYTRQVGIVQHVACQGFHAGFPRLGIGVARIPDPNAISARLAETVGWQLVSAENKFLDASAWFDHLLHRRFPVTDYIRRPHEFDFCELPDLFHEYFGHLSLLTLPSIADISQYFGQIARRARTERQLLDIARLWWFIFEVGFIREEGDLKVIGGALLSSPGELHHACRPEVPKYPFEIERVTQTPGMYYTYHDHYFYIESVAQIRQILDTYAQREGLAP